The sequence below is a genomic window from Pseudorasbora parva isolate DD20220531a chromosome 4, ASM2467924v1, whole genome shotgun sequence.
tttccagcaggGACGAATGAGAGTATAGACAGCTATAAAATTAATATAcattacactactgttcaaaagtttggtacatttttaaaaatctcgTAGGGTCACCAAGCCTGAATTTGAGCCAAATTCTtgaattcattttaaaagtaatttattatGTGATGATAAAGTGGAATTGTCTgcatcttcagtgtcacatgatccttcagaaatcattctaatatgatgatttggtgctcaagaaaaccatgatacattttttaatgaatagaaagtacaAAAGAGGAAATaccatataaaaatattttgtaaaattgaaatgtctttactgtcacttgatttatttaatgcagccttgctgaataaaattatttttcttattaaaaaaaatcttattgacCCCAAACCTTTAAATGGTGGTatagatttttaatttaatacttATTCTAAATTCTAAATCTCATTCTTTTGATTGCAAATCTGAGCAGTTCATGGATTGTTCTGACAGTAAGACACACAAGATCCCTTGGCTCAATTTCTCAGGAGATTCAAGAATAAGCCTCCATTTAATCTCAAGAGAAACATTTTGAGATAATAAAGATCTAATATGTCATTTCTCTTCAGGAATGTTTTTGAATTTTGCAAATGTGTCTGATTCATTTGGTACACACAAAACCTGCCTGAACTGAAAGTTTAGAATGAGCACTATGCTTCAAAAACAAAGAAACTGACAAATAGGCGCTAAATTTTTTCTAGATTATTCGGTTACACTGAAAAGGTCAGAGTATTCTCTACTACGCTAATATTATGTATGTTTAACTAATGTGAAGCAAGTGCGCATATTATATTAATGCGTTGATTGTGAGGGAAATACTTTTCATTTGtccttataaaaaataaaatgtaaatcgtTGCCTATGGACTGTTCTGTAAAATGCAGTTTAATGTCATTACAGTAATTGGATTTGTGTGCTTAACTGGGTCACATGAATTGTAGTTAATTGTTTTACGCAGAAGTGTATGGTTGTTGATTAGATAAAATTGGATATTCAGATTGCAATCTCTTTTTCAATGCAAAAAAATGTACTAGTGCTTTTTTAACCTATGTAAGGTATGATTAATTGAAGGATGTTGGCTGTGTAGTCTCGAAACTGATTGTATTGGCCTGTGTGCTGCTCATAGAGGTCATCATCATAAGTGTCTTTGCAGTCAGGAATGGATCACAGCCCTTCACTTTGCATCCTCACATGGTCTCACTTTTGAAACAATAAGTGAGACCATGTGAGCGTGAAAGCGTATTGTACCTCACATGGTGGACAGgagaggcacacacacacacacacacacacacacacacacacacacacacacacacacacacacacacacacacacacacacacacacacacacacacacacacacacacacacacctacccatcacaggaaacattctgcatttttactttctcaaaaaactcatcctgtatgatttataagctttttgaAAAGTTGGCTTTTCTATTTACTTGCTCAGTACATATTCCCAGTCTTACTGGTATGAGttcacattatttaaaatttttattatttaaaaaaaaaaatatatatatatatatatatatatatatatatatatatatatatatatctttgtgtgtgtgtttacagaaTCCAAAGACGGCTGCTGCTGTGCGGTCTATGGTAACAGATAAAGCCATGTCAGAGCTGCAGAGGTGTTTCGGGGCCCGTATGGAGTTTGGGACAGCGGGACTGAGAGCCGCCATGGGACCTGGAGTGTCCTGCATGAATGATCTCACTATTATACAGACCACTCAGGTGACGTACTGTACAGAAGCTTCCCATGTCATCTTCCCACTTATTATATTGTTACTGGGAATTAGTAAAACTATACAGGAGGAGCTAAGCTATGATATCAGATCAGAAGATTCAAGCCACTTGGTTCCACACATAAGACTCAGGCTTTTGGTTGTATCTAGGCTGTTAACAGCACTGAGTAGTAGGCTAGTTCATTACAATGGAAAAATGTCCTCATGTCCTGAGGAACTACCTTCCTTTAAGTTGTGTaacatgtatttttaaaattttaatttaaagtttttGAACTTATGTTGAATCAAAATGTCATGACTAGACCTTCCAGTAAAAACGACAGACTTCTTTCTTGTGATGTATGGAGGACTTCTCCAATCATTTACTCCAATTAAACCCTGCTTCTTCAAGCTCTCATTTACCTCCAATTTTGAGAGCAACAGCCATCTCAAGATCCAATCAACAGTCGACAATCCTTAAAGAAAAACTCTGGGGAATTTTAAAGTTAttcttgatcgttataccttTGTATACCGAGGCTCCTCCTAACTGAATAATAACCTTTTTTTCCAGCTACTGCTGAGTTCTAACGGGACTTAACCACGAGACTACAGCTAGCTgtctaaaacactatttaggtgaatttaaacaatggctaagtggctaaacacatctcgttgtcatgtaagggccctattttcatgttgaacagacattttatttgcattttgtgtctgttaagaggtacaaagacaccctttacgtttatgcccccatagctgccgttttagctgagtgggagctctgggcattaactgtaatagctccgtgttgcaagcaccaatccagttagtttttcttttttatatactgTACTCACAAAAGTATAATGATCAAGATTAACTTAAAAATTCCCCGGAGTTCTCCTTTAACACTCGGATGTATGTTGCAATATGGAAGAAAAGATCTGTCTTTTATTCAGTTTCATTgtgactttaaagggttagttcacccaaaaaggaaagtTGTCATTATTAACCCTCAATTCGTTCCACATCTGTAAGGCCTTCTTTCATAATcagaagcaatccgagcggttAGAGATCTAACGCAGCTTACACATTCAAGACCCAAAACGGTAGTAAGACACCATTAAAGTAATTTATGCAACTCCAGTTGtttaaccttaattttatgaagcaatgcGGATGCTTTTGTTTGtgcaaaaaacacaatttaccactttatttacaaaataatattatccAAAGCATGAACGAAAAACAGAAATACAGCAGTACAGAAGGGCAGCTTTGCGCAACTGTCAGTTTCTGATATCATTTGTCATGGAGAAGAAATTCATTCcgatttttttattcaatttcCTATTCTGTTGCTGTGAGTGAAACCAAGTAGTAGTTTAATGTATTGTGACCAAAGGCATGCATTTCTTTGGTTGGCCAGTTTTCTTTGCAGTGTGATGGAAAATATATAAGAGGACCTCTTCTAGCTTTCCATAAGAAATCTGTCACATTGTTGACATATGAATGTTCATTCAggcaaattaaaatgtttatttcacaTAATTTTTGTACTGGTCTTGGTGTAAAaaggatttaaagggatagttcatcccaATGTTGATCgttgtatgagtttctttcttctattgaacacaaaataagatcttttgaaaaatgttggtaACTAGACAGTTAacagtagccattgacttccatagtatattTTCCTACTGTAGGCTACTGTCAACTGTctgattaccaacattcttcgaaatatcttcttttgtatgctcatacaggtttggaacaacttgagggtgagtaaatgatgacaacattttcatttttggatgaactatccctttaaacttcTATTTTTATCAGTGGAATAAAGTGCTTTTACAGTATACATtccaatttaataataaatttgTCTGATTTTTACCTAAAACGTTTTACAGTTTCACAACGCTGGCAAATATTCTGCAAAGCAAAATCAAGTTAATGGATAAATATTGATATTaaataatttctctctttttgctTCTGGTAGGGTTTCTGTGTGTACCTGGAGCAGTGTTTTACAGATCTGAAGCAAAGGGGGGTGGTGATTGGGTTCGATGCTCGCGCTCACCCCCTCAGTGGAGGCAACAGTAAAAGATTTGCCCACCTTGCTGCTTCTGTTTTAATCAGCCGAGGGGTCCCAGTATACCTCTTCAGTGACATCACACCCACTCCATACGTGGTACGTATCAACCTTCTACGCTGACACTGTTGTAGACCATGATACATTAAAGCCTTAgcacacatgagtgaggtcagtAAATCTCTACCCCACCccccaacatttttttaaatgaattaataCCTTTCATTAACATGGAGCTCTGCATTGTGGCCAACAATGCCCCTTAGCTGTTCTGGAATAAAAAGTgcgttggatttacatgatttaattgtgtacatctgtcccacatgaatcaattgggttaaacaaacataatttgttcatgtaatttcaacatcatggaatgacTACATTTAAGTGACTCAATTAAGtagtttcaaagtgaattttataCAGTTCCCTGACAGGATTCAATTTCTTAGATTCATTCATCCATATCATTGTCATATactttaatgttacacaacTAAAATATAATGCTCCACTAGCAAGTTGATATACTTTTGGCATCTTAGATGCTAAATATTAAAACCTCCTTCAGCAAAGCCATTTTGACATTGGTTGTTTCagtccacagcctaagcaaaTGCTTCCACTCTTGTAATAGTTTAAATTGTTCTAACAATTTCAACATGATTGaatattaaacacaatcaagtctccTCCTTTACtcattttggtcaaaaatacataaaaaaacgtttatatatataaaataacatttactcgatcttgatttagccatatgcaaagcatgctgggaactaacaagccccACCCAGTTTtagttaatgcaacacaaatcattcatgtgaaacaacacaaacagattaagtttgacttcaatttgacttatatttaagtggattgaacacatTAAAATTAAGTTTgggtaaaaaaatgtatagcaatcgtgttgctttagctcattttaatttagcGATTTGaacaaacagaaaaaatatttttttccagtgaTCACTGTAATGGCAAAGCTATTTTAAACATGGATAATAAGCAGAAAATGTGTCTTACAAAATCAGCATAGCATATTGAATACCATATTCCAATACCatttaccacagtaaaaaagggaaaaaatattaaaattgtttatgaagaATTTATTACTTTACATGTCATGGTACTAAATGATTATCATACTAATTTGCATGCTTATCCAAGATGCTGCTATGGAACATAATCAAAATATGAAGTAGTAACGCTCTAGCTTTGTCCaaattttttcattatttagaAGTGTTGTTAATTGTAGTTTGTGTTTCTGTTTGAATATCTTGTTGAAAAGCTGATACTTCCAGCTACAAACAACTAATCAAAACGCATGACAAAGAAAACGGATGCACACAATTGCATGTGAAAACATTGTGAGAATGTTGCACAAGAGACTGGAAGGGTTCATGAAGATTCTTCACCAATCATCAACTTTTCTGTTCCCATGAGTACACGGACACACTCTTACTCATTCTCTTATCACTCTCTCAACCTTTCACTTTGAGCCCTCAAACAGCTTTCTCTCACTCGGTGTCCTCTTGCCCAAAAACATTTTGGTCACTGTTATGTAAAATGGAGTATTAGTCCAAAAaccctgatttaaaaaaatcaagtaCATCATATTTCTTATAACTAAAGAGCGAAACCGTTATGCTGGATAGTAATTTGCCATATTCTTCATCTTTTTGTGGTCATGAGCAAATCTAAATATCATATTCTCAAACATCAGCTTATCATGAGTCTGGGTGCAACATTTTGGGGCAGTCAGAGGTCTGCCGCACCGTGATCACATGAGCCTTTCATGCTCAGAGCAtgctttttgcttttttgtttttttttttttggacatgtACAGTTTTTAGGTTACTGCTTGTTagtgttacttttaaaagtgacATGATACATTTAGTGTTACTCTAGAAATAACAAATCATTAGAAAAAAACAATTACATTAACTGTTTTAAAATCATTGTAATCAAGCAGCAACTGTTTTTAACTTCGATAAGAATTTTcttaagcaccaaatcagcaaatgagaacgatttctgaaggacatgtgacactaaagactggagcaatgatgctgaaaattcagctttgccattacaggaatgaactacattttacaatatgtatttttgatcaaataaatgctagcttggtgagcataagaaaccTCTTTCAACGACGTTAATAAATCTTTTAAACTGTAGTGTAAATGAGCACCTCTTTTCTTCTTTTAGCCTTTTACAGTGTCACATTTAGGACTGTCTGCTGGTATCATGGTAACAGCCTCCCACAATCCCAAAGAAGATAATGGATACAAGGTATCATCTATCCCTCCATCTAAATAAGGTGTTTGATTTGGAAAAACATATTTTGAGCATGTTTAGTTAGACTATTTAGTTATGTTATGATCTACTAGTTTAGTTATGATCCATttcttcatctctctctctctctctctctctctctctctctctctctctctctctctctctctctctctctctctctctctctctctctctctctctctctctctctctctctctctctctctctctctctctctctctctctctctctctctctctctctctctctgtgtgtgtgtttaaggtGTACTGGGCAAATGGAGCTCAGATCATTCCTCCCCATGATAAGGGCATTGCCGCAGCTATAGAAAAGAACCTCGAGCCGTGGCCTGAATCATGGGACACAGATGGAGCTCTTCAGAGTTCCCTACTCAATGACCCATACCAGGACATACACAAAGTATACTGCCAAACCATACAGCAGCACTGCTTTCACAGGTACACTCACAAAGACATGTCTGCAAAACTAGGACTGGGGCAAAAagttcattttatttcattgaATTTGAACATCTGATCTTAATTTTCTCCAATTCTTAGATTAATATTATAAACTTTGCTTTTCTCAACGAATATATAAAGTTAACTGCATTTATGATTATGAATTACcctaaaataaaatgatccCCTAATTTACCCACggtcaagccatcctaggtgtatatgacattctttttcagacgttatataaaaaatatcctggctaatctaagctttataatggcagtgaatggctgcaCAAAATTGGAATATGGAAGACATATGGTGGGAGCTAGATATTTTAGTTTAAAACGTGttaaatatagacatttttcttacacaaacgcattgcTTTGCTTTAGAAGGCCTTTTTTTAAAACCCCGGAGCcttgtggattacttttataatggataatTACACTTTGGGGCTTCACATTTTGGGCTGctatttactgccattataatgcttgaatAAAGCCAGGATATTTCTATATaaagtctgaaagaagaatgtcatatacacctaggatggcttgaccGTGAGTAAATTAGGGGATTAATTCATAATCATAAATACAGTTATATTTGGTCTTGGCAGAATAGATCTGCCACACAGTTTTTTCAGAGCAAGTATGCAATAGATACACAGACACGCTGCTGTGAGCAAGATACCGACAAAAATCCCATAGCAGATCTAGACGGGTTGAGCTAGGAGACGTGGAGGGTTTCAGCAGAACTTGAACTTCTCAACTTGATTAAAGATGTGATTGCTTGCAAATTGCATGTAAAGGACCTTTTCATTAATGCcaatacccagccctaataATTCATCAGTCTGATTTTGTACTGATCTCCTGTCCTCACAGGGAGCTGAATAAGAATACAGAGGTGAAGATTGTCCATACATCAGTTCATGGAGTGGGACATATTTTTGTCCAGGCTGCTTTTAAGGCCTTTGATCTTCAACCTCCCTATGCTGTTGAAGAGCAGAAAGATCCTGACCCAGAGTTCCCAACTGTAAAATACCCCAACCCTGAGGAGGGAGAGGGAGTCCTGGTAcaaacgcacgcacacacacacacagacacacacagacacacacacagacacacacacgcacacacacgcacacagacacacacagacacacacagacacacacacacacagacacacacacacacacacacacacacacacacacacacacacacacacacacacacacacacacacacacacacacacacacacacacacacacacacacacacacacacacacacacacacagacagacagacagacagacactcataCATGGAAAAGTGACTTACATGTAATGCCAGATAGACAGTAATCTGTTTGTCTATGTAGACACTGTCCTTCGCACTTGCGGATAAAGAGGGAGCGACTGTTATTCTGGCAAATGACCCTGATGCTGACCGACTAGCTATTGCAGAGAAACAGAAAAGGTGTGTGTTATTTGGCATTTTGCGTTGTTTTTCATCCAGTTCGTCATTTTATGAACAGCAATATTTCTTTCTGTAGTGGGCAGTGGAGGGTATTCTCTGGCAATGAGCTGGGTGCTTTGCTCGGCTGGTGGATTTTTCATTGCTGGAAGCAGCAGAAAGGAGAGGGAAAAGCCTCCATTAAGGATGTCTACATGCTATCCAGCACGGTCTCCTCAAAAATCCTCCGTGCCATCGCTGTCAAAGAGGGCTTTCACTTTGAGGTATCTCTGCTTTTTACATGTATAATGTGTAATATAATGAATGATTCCTTGGTTTCATGGTTCCTTTAACACAGTGATTCTCAATCTTTTAACTCTGACAATTTTCAAAGGCCCTCCTAACTAAGCTGATGCGTACTTCTGCTACTTCtgttgtaataaaaataaataataataaaaaaatgttcttttcACGTTTTAATTCAAATTATGCATATATAACTACATTTAAAGAATTAAGACTTATTGGGGCCATCCTGGAAGCGTACCCCATGAAAGAAATATTATTTTCTGACAGCACGTCATATTAGAATTGTTTAAATTCCGGGACAATTTTAGggtaaatgtttttatatgattATGAACTATTTAGCTAAATTACAGGGTTTGTACAAGGTGCTTGAAGTACTTAAAATTtactttttgatatttaattCCTGGAAAACCCATGAAAATGGCCATATTTACAAAGAGGTGCTTgacttatttaaatataaatatatgaaattagcatttaataaaataaattaataaataacacatacattttttttttgcacaaaaatgaACACTGCAGCCAATCTGATAAACAGACATCAGACCTTTTCTCAatacaaagtattgagaaacaccaacataaaatattatttattgaacAGTATTATAGACGTGATAAActttgtatttaaaatgtattgttaaatAAATTTTTGGATaccttacatttttattttttttaaatccttaaaaaataataaagatatTGTTTGATAAGTGTGGTCTTTGAATGTAGTCCTTGAAAACCAAAAAGTAGTGCTTGAAAAGTCCTGGAATTTCATTGTACAGTATTTGTTTGAACACTGGATATCAAATGAATTTAGTTGCAAATTTGTGAGCGTGAtctcttttttaaaatccttaTCCAGTCATCAGAAATAATTGGAAAAGTCTTGATAAAATCATGGAAAATCTTTGATCAGAAAGTTTTGCTTTGTATAATATCATGTTTGAGAAAAATGTATCATTCCCTCTcgatcttttatttttatttttgtttcctGACTCTCTCCATGTCTCTTATACAGGAGACTCTAACCGGTTTTAAATGGATGGGAAACAGAGCCAGAGAGCTCATGGACCAGGGAAAAACTGTTCTGTTTGCCTTTGAAGAAGCTATTGGTACACTCACCTCCACACACAGCGAGTCGCTAAAATCTAGCAAATTAATGTGCATTTTTGTGAAGTTCTGTTGGTAACATTCTGGCTTAGTAACTTGGTATCGCAATTTCAAGACACTAGAACTGTGACTTAATTATAACAGAAATCACATAGGCCCTTGAGTAAGACACTTCAACTCAGATTgacttttattccttttattaaGTTTTTTGGATGTAAAATGTTCTGCTATATAACACAAACATCAAGCCAGAGATAGGATATGTttcaaacaaacataaaaataacTATCAGCCACATGagattgaaattgaaatttttaAAATACACAGTGGTGCAAAACCACAAAAGCTTTAACATCTTTCTTTGGTTGCATTGTTGTAGGTTACATGTGTTCTCCAGCAGTTTTGGACAAAGATGGTGTGAGTGCGGCTGCCATTTCTGGCGAGTTCGTCTCTTACCTGGCTTCTAAAAGTATAACTCTGTCCCATCAACTCCAATCCATTTATGAGGAGTATGTAACAAAACCGTTAGCATTGACATCTCTAATAAATTGTCTTGTATCTTCTTGTTAATCATTATTGTCACTGATTTCAGGTATGGTTACCACATTAGCAAGAATTCCTACTATATTTGTCACAACCAAGACACCATAAAGCGGATGTTTGAGCGTCTTCGGAACTA
It includes:
- the pgm2 gene encoding phosphoglucomutase-2, with product MENGLESTGDSRLDEAVTQWLQYDKNPKTAAAVRSMVTDKAMSELQRCFGARMEFGTAGLRAAMGPGVSCMNDLTIIQTTQGFCVYLEQCFTDLKQRGVVIGFDARAHPLSGGNSKRFAHLAASVLISRGVPVYLFSDITPTPYVPFTVSHLGLSAGIMVTASHNPKEDNGYKVYWANGAQIIPPHDKGIAAAIEKNLEPWPESWDTDGALQSSLLNDPYQDIHKVYCQTIQQHCFHRELNKNTEVKIVHTSVHGVGHIFVQAAFKAFDLQPPYAVEEQKDPDPEFPTVKYPNPEEGEGVLTLSFALADKEGATVILANDPDADRLAIAEKQKSGQWRVFSGNELGALLGWWIFHCWKQQKGEGKASIKDVYMLSSTVSSKILRAIAVKEGFHFEETLTGFKWMGNRARELMDQGKTVLFAFEEAIGYMCSPAVLDKDGVSAAAISGEFVSYLASKSITLSHQLQSIYEEYGYHISKNSYYICHNQDTIKRMFERLRNYDGENSYPKECGGFGITAVRDLTTGYDSNQPDNKAVLPTSKSSQMITFTFANGGVATIRTSGTEPKIKYYTELCAAPGNSDLSQLKTELGNLVDAIVEHFYQPEKNSLTPRPE